From Phalacrocorax carbo chromosome 8, bPhaCar2.1, whole genome shotgun sequence, a single genomic window includes:
- the SLC12A3 gene encoding solute carrier family 12 member 3 isoform X4: MAELPVPELPSALSHCSGRFTISTLLGTEEGSWGPYAAAEGASCDSAHPTHLSSGTICTRTFGYNTVDVVPAYEHYANSKGVGNTGKGRPSLADLHSILKPDPGRLRAPVSDPQQSKGLQEAGPEEAAGEPGGAPAPEPVRFGWVKGVMIRCMLNIWGVILYLRLPWITAQAGIALTWLIILMSVTVTTITGLSISAISTNGKVKSGGTYFLISRSLGPELGGSIGLIFAFANAVAVAMHTVGFAETVRDLLQEHNSLIVDPTNDIRIIGVITVTVLLGISLAGMEWEAKAQILFFLVILVSFINYLVGTVIPATAEKQAKGFFSYRADIFAQNFVPNWRGPEGSFFSLFSIFFPSATGILAGANISGDLKDPAVAIPKGTLMAIFWTTMSYLVLSATIGACVVRDASGSLNDSMAVGSPGCEGLACSFGWNFTACAQQQSCRYGLSNYYQSMSMVSGFGPLITAGIFGATLSSALACLVSAPKVFQCLCRDQLYPLIGFFGKGYGRNSEPIRGYMLTYVIAVGFILIAELNAIAPIISNFFLCSYALINFSCFHASITNSPGWRPSFRYYSKWAALFGAAISVVIMFLLTWWAALIAFGIVIFLLGYVLYKKPDVNWGSSMQASSYNMALNYSVGLSEVDEHIKNYRPQCLVLTGPPNFRPALVDFVGTFTKNLSLMLCGNVLIGAWKQKMPESRLVADGHTKWLIKRKIKAFYTDVVAEDLRSGVQMLIQAAGLGKMRPNILVLGYKRNWQTASPQSLEDYVGILHDAFDFKYGMCLMRMKEGLNVSRVMQAHVNPTFEATEHAEENGTGSRAALGTADPASLASEQQASTIFQSEQGKKTIDIYWLFDDGGSYLC; this comes from the exons ATGGCTGAGCTGCCTGTCCCGGAGCTGCCCAGTGCCCTGTCCCACTGTAGCGGCCGCTTCACCATCAGCACCCTCCTGGGCACTGAGGAGGGCAGCTGGGGTCCCTACGCAGCTGCTGAGGGGGCCAGCTGCGACAGTGCCCACCCCACCCACCTCTCCAGCGGCACCATCTGCACCAGGACCTTTGGCTACAACACGGTGGACGTCGTGCCCGCCTACGAGCACTATGCCAACAGCAAGGGGGTGGGCAACACTGGGAAGGGGAGGCCCTCACTGGCGGACCTGCACTCCATCCTCAAG CCCGACCCGGGCCGCCTCCGTGCACCAGTGTCTGacccacagcagagcaaaggcCTGCAGGAGGCCGGGccggaggaggcagcaggggagCCAGGCGGAGCCCCTGCGCCAGAGCCCGTCCGCTTCGGATGGGTGAAGGGCGTGATG ATTCGCTGCATGCTGAACATCTGGGGAGTCATCCTCTACTTGCGCTTGCCCTGGATCACCGCCCAGGCAGGAATCG CCCTGACGTGGCTCATCATCCTGATGTCTGTGACAGTGACCACCATCACTGGCCTGTCCATCTCCGCCATATCCACCAACGGCAAAGTGAAGTCAG GGGGCACGTACTTCCTCATCTCACGGAGCCTCGGGCCGGAGCTGGGCGGCTCCATTGGGCTGATCTTTGCCTTCGCGAATGCGGTGGCTGTGGCCATGCACACTGTGGGCTTCGCCGAAACTGTCCGGGACCTACTGCAG gagCACAACTCCCTCATCGTGGACCCCACCAATGACATCCGCATCATTGGGGTCATCACCGTGACGGTGCTGCTGGGCATCTCCCTGGCTGGCATGGAGTGGGAGGCCAAG GCACAGATACTGTTTTTCCTGGTCATCTTGGTTTCCTTCATAAATTACCTGGTGGGGACGGTGATCCCAGCCACCGCTGAGAAGCAAGCAAAGGGCTTCTTCAGCTACCGAG CTGACATCTTTGCCCAGAACTTTGTGCCCAACTGGCGTGGACCCGAGGGCTCCTTCTTCagcttgttttccattttcttcccatcAGCAACCGGCATCCTGGCTGGGGCCAACATTTCAGGTGACCTGAAG GATCCTGCTGTGGCCATCCCCAAGGGCACCTTGATGGCCATCTTCTGGACCACCATGTCTTACTTGGTGCTTTCCGCTACTATCG GTGCCTGCGTGGTCCGGGACGCCTCCGGCAGCCTGAATGACAGCATGGCAGTGGGCTCGCCAGGCTGCGAGGGACTGGCCTgcagctttggctggaacttcACCGCCTGcgcccagcagcagagctgccgaTACGGGCTCAGCAACTACTACCAG AGCATGAGCATGGTGTCTGGATTTGGACCCCTCATCACAGCAGGGATCTTTGGTGCTACCCTCTCCTCAGCACTGGCCTGCCTCGTCTCAGCCCCCAAAGTCTTCCAG TGTCTCTGCAGGGACCAGCTCTACCCTCTCATAGGCTTCTTCGGGAAGGGCTACGGGAGGAACAGTGAGCCCATCCGTGGCTACATGCTCACCTACGTCATTGCTGTTGGCTTCATCCTCATCG ccgaGCTCAATGCCATCGCCCCGATTATCTCCAacttctttctctgctcctACGCCCTCATCAACTTCAGCTGCTTCCACGCCTCCATCACCAACTCCCCAG gCTGGCGACCCTCCTTTCGGTATTACAGCAAGTGGGCCGCGCTTTTTGGGGCCGCGATCTCAGTGGTGATCATGTTCCTGCTGACCTGGTGGGCAGCCCTAATTGCTTTTGGCATCGTCATCTTCCTCCTGGGATATGTCCTCTACAAAAAGCCAG ATGTCAACTGGGGCTCCTCCATGCAAGCCAGCTCGTACAACATGGCCCTTAACTACTCGGTGGGGCTGAGTGAAGTGGACGAGCACATCAAGAACTACAG ACCACAGTGCCTGGTGCTCACTGGCCCTCCCAATTTCCGCCCAGCCCTAGTGGATTTTGTGGGGACGTTCACCAAGAACCTCAGCCTGATGCTCTGCGGCAATGTGCTGATC ggAGCATGGAAGCAGAAGATGCCGGAGTCCCGGCTGGTGGCAGATGGCCACACCAAGTGGCTTATAAAGCGGAAGATCAAGGCTTTCTACACGGATGTGGTGGCTGAGGATCTGAGAAGTGGCGTCCAAATGCTCATCCAG GCTGCCGGCCTTGGGAAGATGAGACCCAACATCCTAGTGCTGGGCTACAAGAGGAACTGGCAGACGGCATCCCCACAGAGCCTGGAGGACTACGTGGGCATCCTGCA tGACGCGTTTGATTTCAAGTATGGCATGTGCTTAATGAGAATGAAGGAAGGGCTGAACGTTTCCCGAGTGATGCAGGCTCATG ttaACCCCACATTTGAGGCAACAGAGCATGCCGAGGAGAACGGGactggcagcagagcagccctgggcacAG CGGACCCTGCCAGCTTGGCCAGCGAGCAGCAGGCAAGCACCATCTTCCAGAGTGAGCAGGGCAAGAAGACCATCGACATTTACTGGCTCTTCGACGATGGAG GATCATATCTCTGCTGA